The DNA region TATATAAGCATGTTTTGTCTCAACAATTAGCTAATCAACCAAAATCATCACTTATAAAATTCATTAGCAATATTATAATTACGGTATAAAATCCCAAGAAGACAATGCCTCATTATATTACACTGGCTACGTGCGCGTTAAATCAGTGGGcccttgattttgagggTAATAGAGATCGAATCCTCGAATCAATATTGgaagcaaaaagaagaaaagcgTCCTTAAGAGTGGGGCCGGAACTGGAAATTCCGGGTTATGGTTGTTTAGACCactttctggaaaatgaTGTTTACCTACATTCATGGGAAATGTATGCATCAATTTTGACAGATAATCGGACATTTGGAATTCTTCTTGATATTGGCATGCCCATCATGCATAGAAACCGTAGATACAACTGCCGTGTTCTGTCTTACAACGGTCAGATCCTATTAATCCGCCCAAAGATTGTTCTTGCAAATGATGGAAATTATCGAGAGATGAGGTATTTTACCCCTTGGTTGAAAACTCAATATGTTGAGGAATATATCCTGCCTCGAATGATTCAAAGGATAACGAATCAAGTTACCGTTAGATTTGGTGATGCAGTGATAAGTACTTTGGATACATGTATGGGAGCAGAAACATGTGAAGAGCTATTTACTCCTCAAGCCCCTCACATATCCATGGCATTGGACGGAATAGAGATTATCAGCAACTCTTCAGGATCGCATCACGAATTGCGAAAATTGGACACAAGAATGGCCATGATCATTGAAGCCACTAGGAAATGTGGAGGCATTTATTTGTATGCCAACCAAAAAGGTTGCGATGGAGACCGTTTGTACTATGATGGATGTGCGCTGATTGCAATGAACGGAAAGGTGGTTGCTCAGGGatctcaattttctttgaacGATGTTGAAGTCATAACGGCAACTATCGATTTGGAGGAAGTGAGGGCTTACAGAGCATTAATTTCTCATGGGCTTCAGAGCCGCTTAACGCCAAAATACGAACGAGTTCACGTTCCTGCAGAACTAAGTCCGGACTCCATGAACTTTGACATGAAAATCAATCCTTCTGTCCCACAGCAGTTAAAATACTACAAACcagaggaggagattgCGTACGGACCAGCATGCTGGCTATGGGATTATGTTCGTCGAAGCAAGGGCTCTGGGTTTTTCATACCATTAAGTGGAGGAATCGATAGCTGTGCAACATCTGTTATAGTGCATTCGATGTGCCGATTGGTTGTCCAGGCATGTAAAGAGGGCAATCAAAGGGTTATAGAAGATGTGCAAGCAGTTGCAAATATGCCTCAAGGCTGGATTCCCACTTCACCTCAAGTCCTGGCCGGGAAGATTTTTCATACGTGCTATATGGGAACTAAAAACTCCTCGGTCGACACTAGAAGCAGAGCCAAAGAACTCGCGGAAAAAATAGGATCTTACCATGTCGATTTAAATATGGACTCTCTTGTGTCAGCCACCATCAGTGTCTTTGAAGTGACGACAGGAAGAAAACCAGTGTTTAAGATATTTGGTGGATCCAATATTGAGAACCTAGCGCTGCAAAACATTCAAGCCCGGCTAAGAATGGTGCTCGCTTATCTATTTGCTCAGCTTTTGCCATGGGTTAGAGGAAGGAACAACACAGGTGGACTTTTGGTTTTAGGATCTGCAAATGTGGACGAACAGCTAAGGGGTTATTTGACTAAGTATGATTGCTCATCAGCCGACATCAATCCAATTGGTGGAATATCGAAATCAGATTTGATTAGATTCATAATGTGGGCCGAAAAAGAATTTGAGCTTCCTATTTTGAAGAGTTTTGTGGATGCTACACCAACGGCTGAGCTCGAGCCGATCACTGCTAGCCACGTCCAGTCGGATGAAGCAGATATGGGATTCACTTACGAAGAATTAAGCATGTTTGGAAGATTGCGGAAAGTTGACAAATGCGGACCATATTCCATGTTCATCAAATTGTTACATATATGGGGTGATAAGAAGACTCCTGAAGAGACTGCCGACAAGGTAAAAAACTTTTTCTGGTATTATAGTGTGAATCGGCATAAGCAAACAGTTAGTACTCCGTCCTACCATGCAGAGCAATACTCTCCAGATGATAACCGGTTCGATCTACGTCCGTTCCTGATAGACCCAAAATTCAGTTGGGCGCGGCAAAAGATTGACGACGTTTTATCAAAATTGCGAACGGATGAAACACTTAGTACAATGACAGTGGACTAACTTGGGACTGCATGTATTTGGCAGATAATCTATTGAAGTCCCAATCAGCATTTAATGGGAGACTCCCCATTTGGCGTTAAAGGCACTAAGTAAGTCCGCCTGAGATTTAatgtttgacgaggacgagtttGTAGATGCGAATTTGTAGTCATTTCTCTCAACAAAGTCAACCAGACTTGCAGCTACTTTGAGTGGTATGTCTTCATGCACAAAATGTCCTAAGTTGCTGGCGTCCTGCGATGGTATAGTTTGAGTAGCTGTGGTGATTGTATTGGCATGATTCAGCTGATTGTTGTGAAAAACGACCAATTGGTATTTGCCCTGCATCTGTCCTATCATTAAGTCTTTGTCCAAGTAATCATTATTGGCCAAGATGAGTAGCTTGGAAATGCGATTGGGTATGCTGACAAACCTTTTTGACAAACCTTCAAACCAATCGTGCCAAAAAGGTTCAGTTTTCCTTAAGTCGATAATCCATTTATATTGTCCTTCTTCGGTGCGAGTGAATAAACTTGGCACAGAAATGAGTGAGCTATCAACATTGTGCAACAGATTTGAATCGATATGCCATCGAACGGCATGTTCAATAGATGGAAACTGCTTAGGTATTGTATTTAAGTAGTTGTTCATAGCAGAAAGTGATTTGACAGCAGTGTCCTCGACGATGTCAATCATGACTAAACCAGAAACGAGTTGCCCCAAATTCTTCTTTAAACAGGCACTCTTGTTTACATCATCCGATATGACCTTAGTCAAGATTGAACCCCCAAGCGAATGTCCGACGAAAAAATAGCTTGGAGGAGGCCCCTCTGTAATGTACTTTTCATGGAAGCGTTGAAACAAATAGCGAAAATCGTCACATAAATTGTCAAATGAAAGCTTACTATTCTCCTCATTGGAAGAGTTGAGCAATCCTGTACGCCCATGGCCTCGCATATCAAATGTGAACACACCTGGAACACTTGAAATTGATTGCATCTCGCATTGTCTTTCAAGAGCTGGTGCTAATTTAGCGAAGGTGGCCCCACTTGAACCAGCACCGTGATGCATTACCAAAATAACTGATGAATCGCCAATTTTCTGGCGTGGGGGCTTATAATAAGTTTGAAACAGATAGCCATCATTATTCGTGAACACCTCAAGATGCGGGAAAAATAAAGTGATATCAGGTACTTCTTTGGTACTGATACGTGATTCTTTTCTTCTGGTATTTGGCAATTGACCTAGTGAGTCCGCTCTCTCTGAGGAGAATTTAGACGGAGAATCTAGCTGCCGTGCCTTTTTTCTTAGTAAATCATTGGCAAGTTCGGACATCAAATTTTATTATCTCAGAAGATAATACATTTACGACCTTCTACTAGCAAAGGACTTCTATGTTTTCGATTACGTAATCAACCAAGTCTGTCCTAAGGATAGCCAAGAGAAGAGAGATTGCAGCAACCCGAAACCATGCAGTAATTACCTAAACTGCGTTACGGTGGTTGGGTCCAGATTTAACATGCAGCTTTGTGTATAAGGAAGTTCCGGGCGGTGGAAAGCGTTTCAGACTAGCATTTCTTCCCCAATCTGAAcctttttgagtttgaaCTGGAAGTAACAGAGATACAAGGTATTCAGCTGTGCACAGATATACATAAATCAAGAGCTGGGTTTCATGTTGCCAACTTACTCTATACAAAATTATAAGCCAGTTCAAGCAAAAAAATGCGGGGTGACGGTACATCATCGTTTTCTTTTGTGGTGAGACCATCAAATCGTAAAATGGGGGTGTGGGCTGCGAGGGCAATTTCGACTAGGGGTGATTCTTGAGTACTAAGATAGCGAAAAAGAAAGTAAAAGAGGGGTAATGGAAATATTAAATTTGAAATTCGAGTTTAATTAACGTTaacaataaataaaaacatcatcaccaaatcTTCTCTATAAGCATTAAAAGATTGCATACCCACATTGAGGTCAGAACAATTATGAGCTCCCTCTATCGTCCTCACCATGTTTGAAACAACATCTCTTACCGTACCGGCATGATCCTGCCTTAAGCCAATTGGCACATaattttgttttccagttGTTCGCTCTTTTGACTTTTTTCAGTTCTTCCTCTCCGTGTGCAAATTGGCATTTAGCTCCATAAGGACAGCTTCCCTTTTCCTGAAATTGTGTGCACATTTCAGTTTTGTAAAGATCTCTGTCAACGGTTGCCTTGCTCTTTACGCTTGAGGAAGGAAACGCTTTATGAGACTTGTGGCTGTGTGAAGAAGTGGAACTCCTTTGTTGAAGGCCCTTTTCGGTATCCTTCCGTTTCATATAGGGGACACCTTCAGCTCTTGGCGAGTTAGATGAATCACTTTCGTTCGCCGCTGGGCTTGCAGGCACAATTAGGTAGGCGGTATCATCTTGATACATACTGGTGGGAATCACTGCAACATTTAAGTGTTTCCCCTGGATCATAGGTTTGGAGGGATTTAAAAGCAGAAGATTTTCTTCTGTAAGCGGGTAGGCCAGTTGTGTGCCACCACCATAAACTGGGCTTTTTGTCTCCAACTGGGTTTTTTGAATTGGAATTTGTGGCGAATCGAGCTGAAAGTGAGACGCGAAATGAGCGGGTCCGTCCATTTGGATTCGAGATTGATCATTGAAAGAGTTGGGGTTTTGCGCAAAGGCAAACGGCGAGGTTTTCTGAtgaagctgttgaaaagGAATAAAGGGAGAACGTTCTAAATTACTAAAAGCTGCTGGGATAACTTTTAACGATTGATCAAGCCGAGGAGAAACATGAACATTATCTGCAGTTGACAAATTTGGAGCACATTGCCTTGAAAAGGGAATCCTGCTAGGATCGAAAACGTTTGAAGACGAGCATTCTAGTGTGTCTTTGGATTTATCAGCCCATAGATTCGGGATGAGATCCAACATGTCTAGAGGAAACTCCTGTGTCTCAGGGTCTTCAGGCAAAGGATTCGCTTGAGCAAGACCTGGTGTAGAACTGGCTGATGACGATGTGTATGTCGAATTTGCAGAGCCGCCACGCTCACGCTCTTTGCTGTCGTCGGAAAGCAGGTTACCAGACGAGGCGGTAGGGGAAATCACAGTGGATGTTTCAGACACTGAAGGAGTTATTTCCATCGCAGACAATCCCAGTCTTGCGAAATGCAAGTTGATATCCAGGTCTGCATCCAAATCGAATTTAGCGTTATCCTTGACAGGATGATCAAAGGGACCCCAAATACTGGTCATTTTTCGTTTCccaaaataaataaaacGAATAAGGGTCGGGGGGTAGAGCGAACGGAAAAGCGGGACAaccaaataaataaacacTCTTTCAATTGGGATCAGTGAAAAGTTCGCTTTGTTCAATTTCAGATCCTATAGCGGGAACTAACAATTTGATAAGTGAAATTGGCAAAACTCGATGAATGGACACTTTCTGTACAAGTGGTTTAAAATAACCCTAATTTCACACAATCGGAATACTCCTCCTTACTGGTAGCAAAAAAGAATACAGATCTGGTTGTATGAGCCACTTTGCTAGAAAACGAAACAAGTGAAAGTAGCTCTCAATTTGTTGTCAACTTGATGCCGGTTTTGACTAGATGAAACTTTTCTCGTTTCTCGGGAAGCCCAAACACAAGCAGCTCTGATATCTA from Ogataea parapolymorpha DL-1 chromosome V, whole genome shotgun sequence includes:
- a CDS encoding Glutamine-dependent NAD(+) synthetase; this translates as MGAETCEELFTPQAPHISMALDGIEIISNSSGSHHELRKLDTRMAMIIEATRKCGGIYLYANQKGCDGDRLYYDGCALIAMNGKVVAQGSQFSLNDVEVITATIDLEEVRAYRALISHGLQSRLTPKYERVHVPAELSPDSMNFDMKINPSVPQQLKYYKPEEEIAYGPACWLWDYVRRSKGSGFFIPLSGGIDSCATSVIVHSMCRLVVQACKEGNQRVIEDVQAVANMPQGWIPTSPQVLAGKIFHTCYMGTKNSSVDTRSRAKELAEKIGSYHVDLNMDSLVSATISVFEVTTGRKPVFKIFGGSNIENLALQNIQARLRMVLAYLFAQLLPWVRGRNNTGGLLVLGSANVDEQLRGYLTKYDCSSADINPIGGISKSDLIRFIMWAEKEFELPILKSFVDATPTAELEPITASHVQSDEADMGFTYEELSMFGRLRKVDKCGPYSMFIKLLHIWGDKKTPEETADKVKNFFWYYSVNRHKQTVSTPSYHAEQYSPDDNRFDLRPFLIDPKFSWARQKIDDVLSKLRTDETLSTMTVD
- a CDS encoding Protein with carboxyl methyl esterase activity, which codes for MIDIVEDTAVKSLSAMNNYLNTIPKQFPSIEHAVRWHIDSNLLHNVDSSLISVPSLFTRTEEGQYKWIIDLRKTEPFWHDWFEGLSKRFVSIPNRISKLLILANNDYLDKDLMIGQMQGKYQLVVFHNNQLNHANTITTATQTIPSQDASNLGHFVHEDIPLKVAASLVDFVERNDYKFASTNSSSSNIKSQADLLSAFNAKWGVSH
- a CDS encoding Zinc finger protein CTH1, yielding MTSIWGPFDHPVKDNAKFDLDADLDINLHFARLGLSAMEITPSVSETSTVISPTASSGNLLSDDSKERERGGSANSTYTSSSASSTPGLAQANPLPEDPETQEFPLDMLDLIPNLWADKSKDTLECSSSNVFDPSRIPFSRQCAPNLSTADNVHVSPRLDQSLKVIPAAFSNLERSPFIPFQQLHQKTSPFAFAQNPNSFNDQSRIQMDGPAHFASHFQLDSPQIPIQKTQLETKSPVYGGGTQLAYPLTEENLLLLNPSKPMIQGKHLNVAVIPTSMYQDDTAYLIVPASPAANESDSSNSPRAEGVPYMKRKDTEKGLQQRSSTSSHSHKSHKAFPSSSVKSKATVDRDLYKTEMCTQFQEKGSCPYGAKCQFAHGEEELKKVKRANNWKTKLCANWLKAGSCRYGKRCCFKHGEDDRGSS